ATTTATTTGTAGATTCCAAAATTTGTTATGGTCCAGCAAAAGCAGCAAATGCAGGAGGGGTCGCAACAAGCGGATTGGAAATGATGCAAAATGCAAGTATGAGTATTTGGACTTTTGATGAGGTGGATGCGAAGCTTTTGAAGATTATGCGTGGGATCTTTGCACAAATCAAAGCGGTGGCTCAAGAGTTTAATGATGAAAAAAATCTTGTTTTGGGAGCCAATATCGCAGGCTTTAGGAAGGTAGCAAAGGCGATGATTGATCAGGGTGTAGTTTGAGTTTGGGGGAGGGGGGAATGTGTTTTTGGGTAGGATTCTTCTTCAATTCTAACCCAAAGGAAAAAAATGGTTGAGCGATATTCTCGTGAGATAATGGCAGATAAGTGGAGCGTAAAAGCAAAATATGATGCTTGGCTCAAGGTAGAAAAATCTTTAATCAAAGCTTGGAATCAACTTGGTCTTATCCCAGATGATGACTGTCAGAAGATACTAGATCACGCAACTTATGATCTTCAAGAAATTGATGCAATTGAAAAAATTACTAAACATGATTTGATTGCCTTTACAACCTCTGTGGCTAAGACTTTGGGGGAAGAGGGGAGATGGATTCATTATGGCATTACAAGCAGTGACTGTATTGATACTGCCAATGCTTTGCAAATGCGTGATTCGTTGCTGTTGATTATTGAAGATGTTGAGGCTTTGCAAGAAGCGATCAAAACACGCGCTATTGAGCATAAAGAAACATTAATGGTAGGAAGAAGTCATGGAATCCATGGAGAGCCGATCACTTTTGGCCTTGTGCTTGGAATCTGGTATGATGAGTTGGCACGCCATCTTCAGGCTCTAAAGCAGACTTTGGGATTTATAAGTGTTGGGCAGATCAGTGGGGCGATGGGGAATATGGCACATTCTCCTTTGGAACTTGAAGAGCTTGTATGTCAAGATCTCAATCTCTCTCCTGCTCCCTTAAGTAATCAAGTCATTCAAAGAGATCGCTATGCAAGATTGATCAGTGATTTGGCTCTTTTGGCCTCAACATGTGAAAAAATAGCCGTTGCAATCCGTCATTTCCAAAGAACTGAAGTGTATGAAGCAGAAGAATTCTTTGAGGCGGGACAAAAGGGAAGTTCTGCTATGCCTCATAAGCGCAATCCTGTTTTGAGTGAAAATATCACAGGACTTTGTCGCATGATCCGATCCTTTGCGCTTCCTGCGATGGAAAATGTTGCATTGTGGCATGAGAGGGATATTAGCCATAGCTCAGTAGAGCGTTTTATCTTGCCTGATGCGTTTATTACGACAGATTTTATGCTAGCGCGTCTGACGGGTTTGATTCAAAAACTTGTGGTGTATCCAAAGAATATGTTGAAAAATCTAAATCTCACAGGAGGCCTTGTATTTTCTCAGCGTGTTTTGCTTGAATTGCCCAAGAGAGGATTGTCTAGAGAACAAAGTTATGCAATCGTCCAACACAATGCGATGAAAGTTTGGGAATCATTGCAAAATGGAGAGAATGCGACAAATGATTTGGGTGAAAGTTTGTTTTTGCAATTTTTGCTTCAAGATCAAGAATTGAGAGAAAAAATGGATGAAAATAGTATCCGTGAGTGTTTTGATTATGCATATTACACAAAAAATGTTGATGCACTCTTTAAAAGGGTTTTTAGGTGATTGGGGGCATTCCTCAAGGCATTCTTGAGCTTTTGGAGATTTTAGAATCTCATGGACATTTTTCGTATCTTGTAGGGGGGTGTGTGAGAGATCTTTTGATGGATCAAACTCCTAAAGATTGGGATATCTGCACCCCAGCCACTCCAGAAGAACTCAAAGAGATCTTTCCATCTTGTATTGCTATGGGGGAAAAATATGGAACGATAGGAGTGAAGACACAAGAGGGGATCGTGGAAATAACGACTTTTCGGGAAGAGTTTGAATATCAAAATTTCCGACATCCTCGCGTTGTATTTGTCAAAGAATTAAACAAAGACCTTAAAAGAAGAGATTTTACAATCAATGCAATTGCTTATCACCCTCAAAGAGGGATAGTGGATGATTTTAATGGAGTATGTGATCTCAAGAAAAAAGTCTTGCGATGCGTAGGAGATGCGAGCACAAGATTTCAAGAAGATGCGTTGAGGATTTTGCGTTTAGTGCGTTTTTCTTGCAGATTTGGATTTGCTCCTGAGCAGGAAACACTGCAAGAAGCCTTACGATACAAGCACTTATTGCAACAGATTGCATTTGAGCGGATTGCTCAAG
Above is a genomic segment from Helicobacter kayseriensis containing:
- the purB gene encoding adenylosuccinate lyase; translation: MVERYSREIMADKWSVKAKYDAWLKVEKSLIKAWNQLGLIPDDDCQKILDHATYDLQEIDAIEKITKHDLIAFTTSVAKTLGEEGRWIHYGITSSDCIDTANALQMRDSLLLIIEDVEALQEAIKTRAIEHKETLMVGRSHGIHGEPITFGLVLGIWYDELARHLQALKQTLGFISVGQISGAMGNMAHSPLELEELVCQDLNLSPAPLSNQVIQRDRYARLISDLALLASTCEKIAVAIRHFQRTEVYEAEEFFEAGQKGSSAMPHKRNPVLSENITGLCRMIRSFALPAMENVALWHERDISHSSVERFILPDAFITTDFMLARLTGLIQKLVVYPKNMLKNLNLTGGLVFSQRVLLELPKRGLSREQSYAIVQHNAMKVWESLQNGENATNDLGESLFLQFLLQDQELREKMDENSIRECFDYAYYTKNVDALFKRVFR
- a CDS encoding CCA tRNA nucleotidyltransferase, translated to MIGGIPQGILELLEILESHGHFSYLVGGCVRDLLMDQTPKDWDICTPATPEELKEIFPSCIAMGEKYGTIGVKTQEGIVEITTFREEFEYQNFRHPRVVFVKELNKDLKRRDFTINAIAYHPQRGIVDDFNGVCDLKKKVLRCVGDASTRFQEDALRILRLVRFSCRFGFAPEQETLQEALRYKHLLQQIAFERIAQELLLIIQGRYLHQFFKVYREIFALVLPELSHPKQNRIENLSLLLAYLFDTQKALDRFVIKKEIKTRAQILIDYKAIKLEEDMIAIKMLLRTIGYDCFMALLELKKLMGMNTKRIYQMLQAIMIGDECFCLKDLQIKGEDLKKMGFGGKKIGEVLESLLDDVIYGRVCNTYEALHKRALYFSRM